AAGTAGCAAAAGCCAAATTAGAGAGGCTCTCAGGAGTCGCGAACAAAAAAACTCATCATTTCACTTTGAGTCGAAAACAAAGTTAAGCAAGTCAAGTAGGAGATTAATCCATGTTTGATGCCTTCACCAAGGTAGTTTCTCAAGCTGATACACGCGGCGAACTGTTAAGCGCCGGCCAAATCGATGCCCTGAACCAATTGGTTGCCGAAAGCAGCAAACGTTTGGACGCTGTTAACCGCATCACCGGTAGTGCTTCCACCATCGTTGCCAATGCTGCTCGCTCTTTGTTTGATGAGCAAGCCCAACTGATTGCTCCTGGCGGTAATGCTTATACCCACCGTCGTATGGCTGCTTGCTTACGTGACATGGAAATCATCTTACGTTATGTCACCTACGCAGTTTTCGCTGGAGATGCTAGCGTTCTTGATGATCGTTGCTTAAACGGTCTGCGTGAAACCTACCTGGCTTTAGGCGTTCCTGGTGCTTCCGTTGCTGTTGGCGTTGGCAAAATGAAAGATGCCGCTCTGGCTATCGTCAACGATCCCGCAGGAATCACTCCTGGAGATTGTAGCGCCCTGGCTTCTGAAAT
The Planktothrix tepida PCC 9214 DNA segment above includes these coding regions:
- a CDS encoding phycocyanin subunit beta — encoded protein: MFDAFTKVVSQADTRGELLSAGQIDALNQLVAESSKRLDAVNRITGSASTIVANAARSLFDEQAQLIAPGGNAYTHRRMAACLRDMEIILRYVTYAVFAGDASVLDDRCLNGLRETYLALGVPGASVAVGVGKMKDAALAIVNDPAGITPGDCSALASEIASYFDRAAAAVA